One Helicoverpa armigera isolate CAAS_96S chromosome 1, ASM3070526v1, whole genome shotgun sequence genomic window carries:
- the LOC110374233 gene encoding uncharacterized oxidoreductase YtbE, producing the protein MASAVVDYPVVTKYFALNTDHDMPAVGLGTYRIHKHDTIMHVVDEALSAGYRMFDTAAVYRNEASLGEALKLLLPQHGLDRDDIFVTTKLSPADHGDKDIVKKAYQASLQKLDIDFIDLYLMHFPGTARLQIGDPKNTEMRLKTWASMVDLYDDGCVNAIGVSNFTVAHLQQLMEANHDVYPAVNQVEWHPFYYQMELMDYCKKNSIVLQAYSSLGGKSVQNDDLLNHPAVTKIATKLEVTNAQVLLRWALQQDVAIIPKSTNPEHIRQNIALDFTIAPEDMNILNNLENEVKYAWDPSNVV; encoded by the exons ATGGCTTCAGCTGTAGTAGATTATCCTGTGGTGACCAAATATTTCGCATTGAACACTGACCACGATATGCCTGCAGTTggat TGGGGACATACCGCATCCACAAACATGACACCATCATGCATGTTGTAGACGAAGCCCTGTCGGCTGGTTACAGAATGTTTG ATACTGCTGCCGTTTACCGCAATGAAGCATCCCTGGGGGAAGCATTAAAGTTATTGCTCCCCCAACATGGCTTGGATCGTGATGACATATTTGTCACTACCAAACTCT cacCAGCTGATCATGGAGATAAAGATATAGTCAAAAAAGCGTACCAAGCATCATTACAAAAATTGGACATAGATTTTATCGACTTATATTTGATGCATTTCCCTGGCACTGCTAGATTGCAAATTGGGGATCCTAAGAATACTGAAATGCGGCTTAAAACCTGGGCCAGCATGGTTGATCTTTATGACGACGGATGCGTGAATGCCATTGGTGTCTCCAATTTCACTGTCGCTCATTTACAACAACTTATGGAGGCCAATCATGATGTATATCCTGCAGTGAATCAG gtcGAGTGGCACCCGTTTTACTATCAAATGGAGTTGATGGACTACTGTAAGAAAAATTCAATTGTATTACAAGCATATTCTTCTTTAGGAGGAAAATCAGTCCAAAATGATGATTTACTAAACCATCCTGCTGTTACGAAAATAGCCACAAAGCTTGAGGTTACCAATGCCCAAGTATTACTAAGGTGGGCATTGCAACAGGACGTTGCAATCATTCCTAAGTCTACTAACCCAGAGCATATTCGTCAAAATATTGCATTGGATTTCACCATTGCCCCTGAAGATATGAATATTCTCAATAACCTCgaaaatgaagtgaaatatgCATGGGATCCCAGTAATGTCGTCTAA